Part of the Sinorhizobium sp. BG8 genome, TTCTCACCGGGTCCTATACATGGGCAGTGCTGACGGCATCCGGCCTTTCTGCACTGATCCGCAGCTACGGGCACGCGCTTGTGGTGCTGAAAATCCTCGGCGGCGCCTATCTGCTGTGGCTCGCGTGGGTTGCCCTTCGATCCGCGAGCAGAAACGGCAAGGCTTACTCGGCCGAGCAGACGCTGCCCGCGCTTTCCGCGCGACGGCAGTATCTCAAGGGCCTTGGCATCCACCTTACCAATCCGAAGGCGATCTTCTCGTGGATCATGCTGACGTCGATCGGCATGCCGGCAGGCGCCCCGGCAGGGGTGATGGTAACACTGATCGCCGGATGCATGGTGCTCGGGCTCATCACGTTCATCGGGTTTGCACTGGTGTTCTCGCTCGGGCCGGTCCACAGGGCATACCTGAAGTCCCGCCGCGTCATAGAGGCCATGATGGCGGGCTTCTTCGCATTCGCGGGCGTGAAACTGTTGACGGCCCGGATTTGACCTACTCCGCTGCCGCCTGTCCTTCGCCGAAGCGTTTCTCGATGTAGTCGGCGACGAGGGTCTCGAAATCGCCCGCGATGTTCGTACCCCTCAACGTCATCGCCTTCTTTCCGTCGATGTAGACGGGTGCGGCCGGCAGTTCGCCGGTGCCGGGAAGCGAGATGCCGATGTCCGCGTGCTTGCTCTCGCCCGGACCGTTGACGATGCAACCCATGACGGCGACCTTCAGCGCCTCGACGCCCGGATACTTTTCCCGCCAGACCGGCATGTTGCGACGGATGTCGTCCTGGATCTTCTGGGCCAGTTCCTGGAAAACCGTCGAGGTCGTGCGGCCGCAACCCGGACAAGCCGCGACGACGGGCACGAACTGGCGGAAGCCCATGACCTGAAGGAGTTCCTGGGCGACCTGGACTTCACGGGTACGGTCACCGCCCGGTTCCGGCGTCAGCGAAATGCGGATCGTATCGCCGATGCCCTGCTGGAGCAGGATGCCGAGCGATGCCGAGGATGCGACAATGCCCTTGGAACCCATGCCCGCCTCGGTCAGACCGAGATGCAGTGCATGGTCGGAGCGGGCCGAGAGCATCGCATAGACGGCGATGAGATCCTGCACGTTGCTCACCTTGGCCGAGAGGATGATGCGGTTGCGGGCCA contains:
- a CDS encoding LysE family translocator; the encoded protein is MTEILPFMPQLTVAWTAYLIATASPGPAIMAIISTSVSQGRRAGLLLAAGVLTGSYTWAVLTASGLSALIRSYGHALVVLKILGGAYLLWLAWVALRSASRNGKAYSAEQTLPALSARRQYLKGLGIHLTNPKAIFSWIMLTSIGMPAGAPAGVMVTLIAGCMVLGLITFIGFALVFSLGPVHRAYLKSRRVIEAMMAGFFAFAGVKLLTARI
- the ispG gene encoding flavodoxin-dependent (E)-4-hydroxy-3-methylbut-2-enyl-diphosphate synthase, whose translation is MSSSFDFEPKPRRHSVGVDVGGVMVGGGAPIVVQSMTNTDTADIDGTVAQVAALFRSGSEMVRITVDRDESAAAVPKIRDRLLRLGMDVPLIGDFHYIGHKLLADHPACAEALAKYRINPGNVGFKDKKDKQFGAIIERAIEYDKPVRIGVNWGSLDQELLTRLMDENQARGFPLTAQEVMREAICQSALLSAELAEEIGLARNRIILSAKVSNVQDLIAVYAMLSARSDHALHLGLTEAGMGSKGIVASSASLGILLQQGIGDTIRISLTPEPGGDRTREVQVAQELLQVMGFRQFVPVVAACPGCGRTTSTVFQELAQKIQDDIRRNMPVWREKYPGVEALKVAVMGCIVNGPGESKHADIGISLPGTGELPAAPVYIDGKKAMTLRGTNIAGDFETLVADYIEKRFGEGQAAAE